A region of Pseudoalteromonas aliena SW19 DNA encodes the following proteins:
- a CDS encoding phytase — MNFKLKTPLSLIVSGLVFSALSACNNSVTTHSAVQNTASQAVIDNTEFGPTNNMQGSQAAWLSNNNWLLTSKIKGLVIADSTTQQSNIIKKGNFEALSISQLTASSFLVATIDNNQDNVIIFKLEQHKTSWKITEVTRIAPPQARPDTVCLFANKETGAISAFVPDVRGLITETIIFNTINNKALNINVREFSGVNEASGCAVSTATNTLFVSEGEIGIWAINANAESKANKKPIALVAPFGALNAELGALSTSSDGMIWFTSTENNQVYAYDPISKALKNWTLSGGLSLESVAINYTSNSTATAILYNDETGVYMQSSLPVTPINNSLKTNVQSITKIKASAQTTPVKAFGDAADDPAIWINPKNTANSLILGTDKRRGLMVYNLNGKLEQSLEVGRLNNVDLRQNNTIKNNTNTLITASNRSLNSISVFTVQASNNIKHITDIPTNLNEIYGLCMYSSGTGNYVFVNDKSGLYQQYKLNENGDNITGKLVREFSLPSQPEGCSADDKLGQLFVGEEDAGIWFIGAEPTAGITPTLLQTVNEQLIDDVEGMEIYHGDKARYLVVSSQGDDSYVLYKINGDDQGVTAPSLEFAGKFSVISDLSRGIDGVSETDGLTVTAKPLPGYPEGILVVQDGYNRLPQQPQNFKIIDWREVKKAIK; from the coding sequence ATGAATTTTAAATTAAAAACACCTCTTAGCCTAATTGTAAGTGGCCTAGTATTTAGCGCGTTAAGTGCTTGTAATAATAGCGTTACTACGCATTCAGCGGTACAAAATACAGCGTCCCAAGCTGTCATTGATAATACTGAGTTTGGTCCAACAAATAATATGCAAGGATCACAAGCTGCATGGTTAAGTAATAATAACTGGTTACTAACAAGTAAAATCAAAGGTTTGGTGATTGCTGATAGCACAACGCAACAAAGTAATATTATTAAAAAAGGTAACTTTGAAGCGCTTTCTATTAGTCAATTAACCGCGAGCTCGTTTTTAGTCGCTACAATCGATAACAACCAAGATAACGTAATTATATTCAAACTAGAACAACATAAAACTAGCTGGAAAATCACTGAGGTTACACGTATCGCACCGCCACAAGCGCGACCAGATACAGTATGCTTATTTGCAAATAAAGAAACTGGGGCAATATCAGCATTTGTACCCGATGTACGCGGATTAATTACAGAAACCATTATTTTTAATACCATAAATAATAAAGCGCTTAATATAAATGTACGTGAATTTTCAGGCGTAAATGAAGCGTCTGGCTGTGCGGTAAGTACGGCGACTAATACTTTATTTGTAAGCGAAGGCGAAATAGGTATATGGGCAATAAATGCCAATGCTGAATCGAAAGCAAATAAAAAGCCAATCGCTTTAGTGGCGCCTTTTGGTGCACTAAACGCCGAGCTGGGTGCCCTATCAACGTCATCTGATGGGATGATTTGGTTTACCAGCACCGAAAATAATCAAGTCTATGCGTATGATCCAATCAGCAAGGCTTTAAAAAACTGGACGCTAAGCGGAGGCTTAAGCTTGGAGTCGGTAGCAATAAATTACACAAGCAATAGCACTGCAACTGCCATATTATATAACGACGAAACGGGTGTTTATATGCAAAGCTCGCTACCTGTAACGCCTATTAATAACTCATTAAAAACAAACGTACAATCAATCACTAAAATTAAAGCCAGCGCACAAACGACTCCCGTGAAAGCTTTTGGTGATGCAGCAGACGATCCAGCAATTTGGATCAACCCTAAAAACACAGCAAACAGCTTGATTTTAGGCACAGATAAACGCCGTGGATTAATGGTGTATAACCTTAATGGCAAGCTTGAACAGTCACTTGAAGTGGGCCGTTTAAATAACGTTGATCTGCGCCAAAATAACACTATTAAAAACAACACAAATACATTAATAACGGCCAGTAACCGTAGCCTTAATAGTATTAGTGTATTTACCGTACAAGCCAGTAACAATATAAAACATATCACTGATATTCCAACTAATCTTAATGAAATTTACGGTTTATGTATGTATTCATCAGGCACTGGTAATTATGTATTTGTAAATGATAAATCAGGGCTTTATCAGCAATATAAACTTAATGAAAATGGCGATAATATTACCGGTAAACTAGTTCGTGAGTTTAGCTTACCCAGCCAACCTGAAGGCTGTAGTGCCGATGATAAACTAGGGCAATTATTCGTAGGCGAGGAGGATGCTGGCATTTGGTTTATTGGTGCAGAGCCAACGGCAGGAATAACGCCCACTTTACTGCAAACAGTAAACGAGCAGCTCATTGATGATGTTGAAGGCATGGAGATTTATCATGGCGACAAAGCCCGTTACCTAGTTGTTTCGAGCCAAGGTGATGACAGTTATGTGCTTTATAAAATAAATGGTGATGATCAGGGCGTTACAGCACCAAGTTTAGAGTTTGCGGGAAAATTTAGCGTTATAAGTGATTTGTCTCGCGGTATTGATGGCGTATCAGAAACCGATGGATTA